From Bombyx mori chromosome 3, ASM3026992v2, the proteins below share one genomic window:
- the LOC101745441 gene encoding protein lin-54 homolog isoform X2: MEHNLDDSLNLEGSIESMDFDNAGVVVSQDNMTLSANEHSGDLSMDFEEQQILMDAGTEEVIDFTGDQFSLQEYAVQDDQTPEPEVTIELNQMNIITPQDTMLDLNLDLDSLKVESDNISKEITIQSKYILLKSASLKPTKKPEVSSMPRQVPIAPKPRLSQTTKPKTTFGPGKQYAIAPKPVTFVMNKNTKKVSVAGVQANSKGNAVLAQIGKQLVMVPAEGAQKIKLVSAGSGATLQYVRANSDQAQLTPAKAAGTTQAKPLVAKVVVQAGHSNTDTSNQPAVLTKLLPSSNAGARYVMQQKTVPISIGNKVLLSSPTKQGVKKQQIIAVKSSPQKGSTKKVFISANPNQNVILKTTAPSKTGQITKDGNVILQGGQRTQLHQINVPGKGIQYIRLVTNSTPAASKSSSSVTLPAKSFVLTDAKGTVLQMSSEKMLSTQPPPLIITGNLQNSSKVTVKPDRKLVRIAPLTSKSGAAATQPTPARPPQSLLAPLSPALVKREPEPRDHDPDDVKPALRDHVQPDNLEGQIMGENADSMDNSTGNNVEHPLIVIPNFQHEEYDDREIVYEQDIKTSINMHESKTLVELEPEIVYSPPKTSPSPDNDVGATELGLRPRKACNCTKSQCLKLYCDCFANGEFCNQCNCNNCHNNLENEALRQKAIRACLERNPNAFRPKIGKAKIGGPDIIRRHNKGCNCKRSGCLKNYCECYEAKIACTAMCKCVGCRNVQELVERRRDMRLRTQDSDSTFRPALLGQPKHPCTFMTMEVIEAVCQCLVAAAVERRDDSPRDAPRDSPRDAPRDALGDVLEEFARCLHEIIGASHHDSLLLDVGQT, translated from the exons ATGGATTTTGATAATGCCGGAGTGGTTGTTAGTCAAGATAATATGACTCTCTCTGCAAATGAACACTCAGGTGATCTCTCAATGGATTTTGAAgaacaacaaattttaatggatGCAGGAACGGAAGAAGTCATTG aTTTTACAGGTGACCAGTTTTCGCTTCAGGAGTATGCTGTGCAAGATGATCAAACTCCAGAACCTGAAGTGACTATTGAGCTGAAC CAAATGAATATAATAACACCACAAGACACAATGTTGGATCTTAATTTAGATCTTGATAGCTTAAAAGTGGAAAGTGATAACATTTCCAAAGAAATAACCATACAATCTAAATACATTCTATTAAAG TCCGCATCTTTGAAACCCACTAAAAAGCCAGAAGTGAGCAGCATGCCGCGACAAGTGCCAATAGCGCCGAAGCCCCGCCTGTCGCAGACGACCAAACCGAAGACCACGTTCGGTCCGGGCAAGCAATACGCCATCGCGCCGAAACCTGTTACGTTTGtgatgaataaaaatacaaaaaaagtctCAGTAGCCGGTGTACAAGCAAACTCAAAAGGCAATGCTGTACTAG CTCAAATTGGTAAGCAGTTAGTTATGGTACCAGCTGAAGGAGCACAGAAAATTAAGCTGGTGTCTGCCGGATCAGGTGCCACTCTCCAATATGTACGAGCTAATTCTGATCAG GCACAGTTAACACCAGCAAAGGCCGCCGGAACAACTCAAGCTAAGCCTTTAGTGGCTAAGGTCGTAGTGCAAG CGGGTCACTCAAACACGGATACAAGTAATCAGCCGGCAGTACTAACAAAGTTGTTGCCGTCAAGTAACGCGGGCGCCCGGTACGTGATGCAACAGAAAACCGTCCCTATATCTATTGGAAATAAG GTTTTGCTGTCCTCTCCCACTAAGCAAGGAGTTAAGAAGCAGCAAATTATTGCCGTGAAGTCGTCTCCACAAAAAG gTTCAACGAAAAAAGTTTTCATATCGGCAAATCCTAACCAGAATGTGATCCTAAAGACCACAGCGCCATCAAAGACTGGACAA ATTACAAAAGATGGTAATGTCATTCTGCAAGGAGGGCAGCGGACGCAACTGCATCAAATCAACGTACCGGGTAAAGGC ATACAATATATTCGACTGGTCACGAACTCGACGCCGGCCGCCTCCAAGTCTTCCTCCTCGGTGACGCTTCCAGCCAAGTCATTCGTCTTAACCGACGCTAAAG GTACAGTCCTTCAGATGAGCTCAGAAAAAATGCTTAGTACTCAACCACCACCTTTGATCATCACAGGGAATTTACAAAATTCGTCTAAAG TGACCGTGAAACCCGATCGCAAGCTGGTGAGGATAGCTCCGCTCACCAGCAAGAGTGGAGCCGCCGCGACG CAACCGACGCCGGCGCGGCCGCCGCAGAGCCTGCTGGCGCCGCTGTCCCCCGCGCTCGTCAAGCGGGAGCCCGAGCCGCGCGACCACGACCCAGACGACGTCAAGCCCGCCCTGCGCGACCACGTGCAGCCAGACAACCTGGAG gGTCAAATAATGGGTGAGAATGCGGATAGTATGGACAACAGCACAGGAAATAACGTCGAACACCCGCTAATTGTGATACCGAATTTCCAACATGAGGAGTATGACGACAGGGAAATTGTATACGAGCAAGACATCAAGACGTCTATCAACATG CACGAGTCCAAAACACTGGTTGAGTTAGAACCCGAAATAGTATACTCACCACCGAAAACGTCGCCTTCACCCGATAACG ACGTGGGGGCCACGGAACTAGGTCTTCGGCCAAGGAAGGCGTGTAATTGTACAAAGTCTCAGTGCCTCAAGTTGTACTGCGACTGTTTCGCGAACGGGGAGTTTTGCAATCAATGCAACTGCAATAATTGTcataataatttagaaaatgaaGCGTTAAGGCAGAAAGCCATCAGGGCGTGCTTAGAGAGGAATCCTAATGCGTttag GCCGAAAATCGGGAAAGCAAAAATCGGCGGGCCGGACATCATAAGGCGGCATAACAAGGGCTGCAACTGTAAACGAAGTGGATGCCTCAAGAATTATTGTGAATGTTACGag GCGAAGATAGCGTGTACGGCGATGTGTAAGTGCGTGGGGTGTCGCAACGTGCAGGAGTTGGTGGAGCGGCGCCGCGACATGCGCCTCCGCACGCAGGACAGCGACTCGACCTTCCGCCCGGCCCTGCTGGGGCAGCCCAA ACATCCGTGCACGTTCATGACGATGGAGGTGATCGAGGCCGTGTGCCAGTGTCTGGTGGCCGCCGCCGTGGAGCGACGGGACGACTCTCCGCGTGACGCGCCCCGTGACTCGCCGCGTGACGCGCCCCGTGACGCGCTCGGAGACGTGCTTGAAGAGTTCGCGCGCTGTCTGCACGAGATCATCGGGGCTTCGCATCACGACTCCTTGCTGCTCGATGTG
- the LOC101745441 gene encoding protein lin-54 homolog isoform X4 — translation MEHNLDDSLNLEGSIESMDFDNAGVVVSQDNMTLSANEHSGDLSMDFEEQQILMDAGTEEVIDFTGDQFSLQEYAVQDDQTPEPEVTIELNSASLKPTKKPEVSSMPRQVPIAPKPRLSQTTKPKTTFGPGKQYAIAPKPVTFVMNKNTKKVSVAGVQANSKGNAVLAQIGKQLVMVPAEGAQKIKLVSAGSGATLQYVRANSDQAQLTPAKAAGTTQAKPLVAKVVVQAGHSNTDTSNQPAVLTKLLPSSNAGARYVMQQKTVPISIGNKVLLSSPTKQGVKKQQIIAVKSSPQKGSTKKVFISANPNQNVILKTTAPSKTGQITKDGNVILQGGQRTQLHQINVPGKGIQYIRLVTNSTPAASKSSSSVTLPAKSFVLTDAKGTVLQMSSEKMLSTQPPPLIITGNLQNSSKVTVKPDRKLVRIAPLTSKSGAAATQPTPARPPQSLLAPLSPALVKREPEPRDHDPDDVKPALRDHVQPDNLEGQIMGENADSMDNSTGNNVEHPLIVIPNFQHEEYDDREIVYEQDIKTSINMHESKTLVELEPEIVYSPPKTSPSPDNDVGATELGLRPRKACNCTKSQCLKLYCDCFANGEFCNQCNCNNCHNNLENEALRQKAIRACLERNPNAFRPKIGKAKIGGPDIIRRHNKGCNCKRSGCLKNYCECYEAKIACTAMCKCVGCRNVQELVERRRDMRLRTQDSDSTFRPALLGQPKHPCTFMTMEVIEAVCQCLVAAAVERRDDSPRDAPRDSPRDAPRDALGDVLEEFARCLHEIIGASHHDSLLLDVGQT, via the exons ATGGATTTTGATAATGCCGGAGTGGTTGTTAGTCAAGATAATATGACTCTCTCTGCAAATGAACACTCAGGTGATCTCTCAATGGATTTTGAAgaacaacaaattttaatggatGCAGGAACGGAAGAAGTCATTG aTTTTACAGGTGACCAGTTTTCGCTTCAGGAGTATGCTGTGCAAGATGATCAAACTCCAGAACCTGAAGTGACTATTGAGCTGAAC TCCGCATCTTTGAAACCCACTAAAAAGCCAGAAGTGAGCAGCATGCCGCGACAAGTGCCAATAGCGCCGAAGCCCCGCCTGTCGCAGACGACCAAACCGAAGACCACGTTCGGTCCGGGCAAGCAATACGCCATCGCGCCGAAACCTGTTACGTTTGtgatgaataaaaatacaaaaaaagtctCAGTAGCCGGTGTACAAGCAAACTCAAAAGGCAATGCTGTACTAG CTCAAATTGGTAAGCAGTTAGTTATGGTACCAGCTGAAGGAGCACAGAAAATTAAGCTGGTGTCTGCCGGATCAGGTGCCACTCTCCAATATGTACGAGCTAATTCTGATCAG GCACAGTTAACACCAGCAAAGGCCGCCGGAACAACTCAAGCTAAGCCTTTAGTGGCTAAGGTCGTAGTGCAAG CGGGTCACTCAAACACGGATACAAGTAATCAGCCGGCAGTACTAACAAAGTTGTTGCCGTCAAGTAACGCGGGCGCCCGGTACGTGATGCAACAGAAAACCGTCCCTATATCTATTGGAAATAAG GTTTTGCTGTCCTCTCCCACTAAGCAAGGAGTTAAGAAGCAGCAAATTATTGCCGTGAAGTCGTCTCCACAAAAAG gTTCAACGAAAAAAGTTTTCATATCGGCAAATCCTAACCAGAATGTGATCCTAAAGACCACAGCGCCATCAAAGACTGGACAA ATTACAAAAGATGGTAATGTCATTCTGCAAGGAGGGCAGCGGACGCAACTGCATCAAATCAACGTACCGGGTAAAGGC ATACAATATATTCGACTGGTCACGAACTCGACGCCGGCCGCCTCCAAGTCTTCCTCCTCGGTGACGCTTCCAGCCAAGTCATTCGTCTTAACCGACGCTAAAG GTACAGTCCTTCAGATGAGCTCAGAAAAAATGCTTAGTACTCAACCACCACCTTTGATCATCACAGGGAATTTACAAAATTCGTCTAAAG TGACCGTGAAACCCGATCGCAAGCTGGTGAGGATAGCTCCGCTCACCAGCAAGAGTGGAGCCGCCGCGACG CAACCGACGCCGGCGCGGCCGCCGCAGAGCCTGCTGGCGCCGCTGTCCCCCGCGCTCGTCAAGCGGGAGCCCGAGCCGCGCGACCACGACCCAGACGACGTCAAGCCCGCCCTGCGCGACCACGTGCAGCCAGACAACCTGGAG gGTCAAATAATGGGTGAGAATGCGGATAGTATGGACAACAGCACAGGAAATAACGTCGAACACCCGCTAATTGTGATACCGAATTTCCAACATGAGGAGTATGACGACAGGGAAATTGTATACGAGCAAGACATCAAGACGTCTATCAACATG CACGAGTCCAAAACACTGGTTGAGTTAGAACCCGAAATAGTATACTCACCACCGAAAACGTCGCCTTCACCCGATAACG ACGTGGGGGCCACGGAACTAGGTCTTCGGCCAAGGAAGGCGTGTAATTGTACAAAGTCTCAGTGCCTCAAGTTGTACTGCGACTGTTTCGCGAACGGGGAGTTTTGCAATCAATGCAACTGCAATAATTGTcataataatttagaaaatgaaGCGTTAAGGCAGAAAGCCATCAGGGCGTGCTTAGAGAGGAATCCTAATGCGTttag GCCGAAAATCGGGAAAGCAAAAATCGGCGGGCCGGACATCATAAGGCGGCATAACAAGGGCTGCAACTGTAAACGAAGTGGATGCCTCAAGAATTATTGTGAATGTTACGag GCGAAGATAGCGTGTACGGCGATGTGTAAGTGCGTGGGGTGTCGCAACGTGCAGGAGTTGGTGGAGCGGCGCCGCGACATGCGCCTCCGCACGCAGGACAGCGACTCGACCTTCCGCCCGGCCCTGCTGGGGCAGCCCAA ACATCCGTGCACGTTCATGACGATGGAGGTGATCGAGGCCGTGTGCCAGTGTCTGGTGGCCGCCGCCGTGGAGCGACGGGACGACTCTCCGCGTGACGCGCCCCGTGACTCGCCGCGTGACGCGCCCCGTGACGCGCTCGGAGACGTGCTTGAAGAGTTCGCGCGCTGTCTGCACGAGATCATCGGGGCTTCGCATCACGACTCCTTGCTGCTCGATGTG
- the LOC101745441 gene encoding protein lin-54 homolog isoform X1, which yields MEHNLDDSLNLEGSIESMDFDNAGVVVSQDNMTLSANEHSGDLSMDFEEQQILMDAGTEEVIDFTGDQFSLQEYAVQDDQTPEPEVTIELNQMNIITPQDTMLDLNLDLDSLKVESDNISKEITIQSKYILLKSASLKPTKKPEVSSMPRQVPIAPKPRLSQTTKPKTTFGPGKQYAIAPKPVTFVMNKNTKKVSVAGVQANSKGNAVLAQIGKQLVMVPAEGAQKIKLVSAGSGATLQYVRANSDQAQLTPAKAAGTTQAKPLVAKVVVQAGHSNTDTSNQPAVLTKLLPSSNAGARYVMQQKTVPISIGNKVLLSSPTKQGVKKQQIIAVKSSPQKGSTKKVFISANPNQNVILKTTAPSKTGQITKDGNVILQGGQRTQLHQINVPGKGIQYIRLVTNSTPAASKSSSSVTLPAKSFVLTDAKGTVLQMSSEKMLSTQPPPLIITGNLQNSSKVTVKPDRKLVRIAPLTSKSGAAATQPTPARPPQSLLAPLSPALVKREPEPRDHDPDDVKPALRDHVQPDNLEGQIMGENADSMDNSTGNNVEHPLIVIPNFQHEEYDDREIVYEQDIKTSINMHESKTLVELEPEIVYSPPKTSPSPDNDVGATELGLRPRKACNCTKSQCLKLYCDCFANGEFCNQCNCNNCHNNLENEALRQKAIRACLERNPNAFSKFHRPKIGKAKIGGPDIIRRHNKGCNCKRSGCLKNYCECYEAKIACTAMCKCVGCRNVQELVERRRDMRLRTQDSDSTFRPALLGQPKHPCTFMTMEVIEAVCQCLVAAAVERRDDSPRDAPRDSPRDAPRDALGDVLEEFARCLHEIIGASHHDSLLLDVGQT from the exons ATGGATTTTGATAATGCCGGAGTGGTTGTTAGTCAAGATAATATGACTCTCTCTGCAAATGAACACTCAGGTGATCTCTCAATGGATTTTGAAgaacaacaaattttaatggatGCAGGAACGGAAGAAGTCATTG aTTTTACAGGTGACCAGTTTTCGCTTCAGGAGTATGCTGTGCAAGATGATCAAACTCCAGAACCTGAAGTGACTATTGAGCTGAAC CAAATGAATATAATAACACCACAAGACACAATGTTGGATCTTAATTTAGATCTTGATAGCTTAAAAGTGGAAAGTGATAACATTTCCAAAGAAATAACCATACAATCTAAATACATTCTATTAAAG TCCGCATCTTTGAAACCCACTAAAAAGCCAGAAGTGAGCAGCATGCCGCGACAAGTGCCAATAGCGCCGAAGCCCCGCCTGTCGCAGACGACCAAACCGAAGACCACGTTCGGTCCGGGCAAGCAATACGCCATCGCGCCGAAACCTGTTACGTTTGtgatgaataaaaatacaaaaaaagtctCAGTAGCCGGTGTACAAGCAAACTCAAAAGGCAATGCTGTACTAG CTCAAATTGGTAAGCAGTTAGTTATGGTACCAGCTGAAGGAGCACAGAAAATTAAGCTGGTGTCTGCCGGATCAGGTGCCACTCTCCAATATGTACGAGCTAATTCTGATCAG GCACAGTTAACACCAGCAAAGGCCGCCGGAACAACTCAAGCTAAGCCTTTAGTGGCTAAGGTCGTAGTGCAAG CGGGTCACTCAAACACGGATACAAGTAATCAGCCGGCAGTACTAACAAAGTTGTTGCCGTCAAGTAACGCGGGCGCCCGGTACGTGATGCAACAGAAAACCGTCCCTATATCTATTGGAAATAAG GTTTTGCTGTCCTCTCCCACTAAGCAAGGAGTTAAGAAGCAGCAAATTATTGCCGTGAAGTCGTCTCCACAAAAAG gTTCAACGAAAAAAGTTTTCATATCGGCAAATCCTAACCAGAATGTGATCCTAAAGACCACAGCGCCATCAAAGACTGGACAA ATTACAAAAGATGGTAATGTCATTCTGCAAGGAGGGCAGCGGACGCAACTGCATCAAATCAACGTACCGGGTAAAGGC ATACAATATATTCGACTGGTCACGAACTCGACGCCGGCCGCCTCCAAGTCTTCCTCCTCGGTGACGCTTCCAGCCAAGTCATTCGTCTTAACCGACGCTAAAG GTACAGTCCTTCAGATGAGCTCAGAAAAAATGCTTAGTACTCAACCACCACCTTTGATCATCACAGGGAATTTACAAAATTCGTCTAAAG TGACCGTGAAACCCGATCGCAAGCTGGTGAGGATAGCTCCGCTCACCAGCAAGAGTGGAGCCGCCGCGACG CAACCGACGCCGGCGCGGCCGCCGCAGAGCCTGCTGGCGCCGCTGTCCCCCGCGCTCGTCAAGCGGGAGCCCGAGCCGCGCGACCACGACCCAGACGACGTCAAGCCCGCCCTGCGCGACCACGTGCAGCCAGACAACCTGGAG gGTCAAATAATGGGTGAGAATGCGGATAGTATGGACAACAGCACAGGAAATAACGTCGAACACCCGCTAATTGTGATACCGAATTTCCAACATGAGGAGTATGACGACAGGGAAATTGTATACGAGCAAGACATCAAGACGTCTATCAACATG CACGAGTCCAAAACACTGGTTGAGTTAGAACCCGAAATAGTATACTCACCACCGAAAACGTCGCCTTCACCCGATAACG ACGTGGGGGCCACGGAACTAGGTCTTCGGCCAAGGAAGGCGTGTAATTGTACAAAGTCTCAGTGCCTCAAGTTGTACTGCGACTGTTTCGCGAACGGGGAGTTTTGCAATCAATGCAACTGCAATAATTGTcataataatttagaaaatgaaGCGTTAAGGCAGAAAGCCATCAGGGCGTGCTTAGAGAGGAATCCTAATGCGTttag caAGTTTCACAGGCCGAAAATCGGGAAAGCAAAAATCGGCGGGCCGGACATCATAAGGCGGCATAACAAGGGCTGCAACTGTAAACGAAGTGGATGCCTCAAGAATTATTGTGAATGTTACGag GCGAAGATAGCGTGTACGGCGATGTGTAAGTGCGTGGGGTGTCGCAACGTGCAGGAGTTGGTGGAGCGGCGCCGCGACATGCGCCTCCGCACGCAGGACAGCGACTCGACCTTCCGCCCGGCCCTGCTGGGGCAGCCCAA ACATCCGTGCACGTTCATGACGATGGAGGTGATCGAGGCCGTGTGCCAGTGTCTGGTGGCCGCCGCCGTGGAGCGACGGGACGACTCTCCGCGTGACGCGCCCCGTGACTCGCCGCGTGACGCGCCCCGTGACGCGCTCGGAGACGTGCTTGAAGAGTTCGCGCGCTGTCTGCACGAGATCATCGGGGCTTCGCATCACGACTCCTTGCTGCTCGATGTG
- the LOC101745441 gene encoding protein lin-54 homolog isoform X3, translating into MEHNLDDSLNLEGSIESMDFDNAGVVVSQDNMTLSANEHSGDLSMDFEEQQILMDAGTEEVIDFTGDQFSLQEYAVQDDQTPEPEVTIELNSASLKPTKKPEVSSMPRQVPIAPKPRLSQTTKPKTTFGPGKQYAIAPKPVTFVMNKNTKKVSVAGVQANSKGNAVLAQIGKQLVMVPAEGAQKIKLVSAGSGATLQYVRANSDQAQLTPAKAAGTTQAKPLVAKVVVQAGHSNTDTSNQPAVLTKLLPSSNAGARYVMQQKTVPISIGNKVLLSSPTKQGVKKQQIIAVKSSPQKGSTKKVFISANPNQNVILKTTAPSKTGQITKDGNVILQGGQRTQLHQINVPGKGIQYIRLVTNSTPAASKSSSSVTLPAKSFVLTDAKGTVLQMSSEKMLSTQPPPLIITGNLQNSSKVTVKPDRKLVRIAPLTSKSGAAATQPTPARPPQSLLAPLSPALVKREPEPRDHDPDDVKPALRDHVQPDNLEGQIMGENADSMDNSTGNNVEHPLIVIPNFQHEEYDDREIVYEQDIKTSINMHESKTLVELEPEIVYSPPKTSPSPDNDVGATELGLRPRKACNCTKSQCLKLYCDCFANGEFCNQCNCNNCHNNLENEALRQKAIRACLERNPNAFSKFHRPKIGKAKIGGPDIIRRHNKGCNCKRSGCLKNYCECYEAKIACTAMCKCVGCRNVQELVERRRDMRLRTQDSDSTFRPALLGQPKHPCTFMTMEVIEAVCQCLVAAAVERRDDSPRDAPRDSPRDAPRDALGDVLEEFARCLHEIIGASHHDSLLLDVGQT; encoded by the exons ATGGATTTTGATAATGCCGGAGTGGTTGTTAGTCAAGATAATATGACTCTCTCTGCAAATGAACACTCAGGTGATCTCTCAATGGATTTTGAAgaacaacaaattttaatggatGCAGGAACGGAAGAAGTCATTG aTTTTACAGGTGACCAGTTTTCGCTTCAGGAGTATGCTGTGCAAGATGATCAAACTCCAGAACCTGAAGTGACTATTGAGCTGAAC TCCGCATCTTTGAAACCCACTAAAAAGCCAGAAGTGAGCAGCATGCCGCGACAAGTGCCAATAGCGCCGAAGCCCCGCCTGTCGCAGACGACCAAACCGAAGACCACGTTCGGTCCGGGCAAGCAATACGCCATCGCGCCGAAACCTGTTACGTTTGtgatgaataaaaatacaaaaaaagtctCAGTAGCCGGTGTACAAGCAAACTCAAAAGGCAATGCTGTACTAG CTCAAATTGGTAAGCAGTTAGTTATGGTACCAGCTGAAGGAGCACAGAAAATTAAGCTGGTGTCTGCCGGATCAGGTGCCACTCTCCAATATGTACGAGCTAATTCTGATCAG GCACAGTTAACACCAGCAAAGGCCGCCGGAACAACTCAAGCTAAGCCTTTAGTGGCTAAGGTCGTAGTGCAAG CGGGTCACTCAAACACGGATACAAGTAATCAGCCGGCAGTACTAACAAAGTTGTTGCCGTCAAGTAACGCGGGCGCCCGGTACGTGATGCAACAGAAAACCGTCCCTATATCTATTGGAAATAAG GTTTTGCTGTCCTCTCCCACTAAGCAAGGAGTTAAGAAGCAGCAAATTATTGCCGTGAAGTCGTCTCCACAAAAAG gTTCAACGAAAAAAGTTTTCATATCGGCAAATCCTAACCAGAATGTGATCCTAAAGACCACAGCGCCATCAAAGACTGGACAA ATTACAAAAGATGGTAATGTCATTCTGCAAGGAGGGCAGCGGACGCAACTGCATCAAATCAACGTACCGGGTAAAGGC ATACAATATATTCGACTGGTCACGAACTCGACGCCGGCCGCCTCCAAGTCTTCCTCCTCGGTGACGCTTCCAGCCAAGTCATTCGTCTTAACCGACGCTAAAG GTACAGTCCTTCAGATGAGCTCAGAAAAAATGCTTAGTACTCAACCACCACCTTTGATCATCACAGGGAATTTACAAAATTCGTCTAAAG TGACCGTGAAACCCGATCGCAAGCTGGTGAGGATAGCTCCGCTCACCAGCAAGAGTGGAGCCGCCGCGACG CAACCGACGCCGGCGCGGCCGCCGCAGAGCCTGCTGGCGCCGCTGTCCCCCGCGCTCGTCAAGCGGGAGCCCGAGCCGCGCGACCACGACCCAGACGACGTCAAGCCCGCCCTGCGCGACCACGTGCAGCCAGACAACCTGGAG gGTCAAATAATGGGTGAGAATGCGGATAGTATGGACAACAGCACAGGAAATAACGTCGAACACCCGCTAATTGTGATACCGAATTTCCAACATGAGGAGTATGACGACAGGGAAATTGTATACGAGCAAGACATCAAGACGTCTATCAACATG CACGAGTCCAAAACACTGGTTGAGTTAGAACCCGAAATAGTATACTCACCACCGAAAACGTCGCCTTCACCCGATAACG ACGTGGGGGCCACGGAACTAGGTCTTCGGCCAAGGAAGGCGTGTAATTGTACAAAGTCTCAGTGCCTCAAGTTGTACTGCGACTGTTTCGCGAACGGGGAGTTTTGCAATCAATGCAACTGCAATAATTGTcataataatttagaaaatgaaGCGTTAAGGCAGAAAGCCATCAGGGCGTGCTTAGAGAGGAATCCTAATGCGTttag caAGTTTCACAGGCCGAAAATCGGGAAAGCAAAAATCGGCGGGCCGGACATCATAAGGCGGCATAACAAGGGCTGCAACTGTAAACGAAGTGGATGCCTCAAGAATTATTGTGAATGTTACGag GCGAAGATAGCGTGTACGGCGATGTGTAAGTGCGTGGGGTGTCGCAACGTGCAGGAGTTGGTGGAGCGGCGCCGCGACATGCGCCTCCGCACGCAGGACAGCGACTCGACCTTCCGCCCGGCCCTGCTGGGGCAGCCCAA ACATCCGTGCACGTTCATGACGATGGAGGTGATCGAGGCCGTGTGCCAGTGTCTGGTGGCCGCCGCCGTGGAGCGACGGGACGACTCTCCGCGTGACGCGCCCCGTGACTCGCCGCGTGACGCGCCCCGTGACGCGCTCGGAGACGTGCTTGAAGAGTTCGCGCGCTGTCTGCACGAGATCATCGGGGCTTCGCATCACGACTCCTTGCTGCTCGATGTG